Sequence from the Cuniculiplasma divulgatum genome:
AAAATACCATCTTCAATACAATTCAAATCTACTTTTGCCTCTTCCATCGCAGATCGCATTGCGTTAAGAATATTATCTCTAGCAGTTTTAGGTCCAGCTGAACCCAAGTTGGATGGACCAGCGATCCCGATTCCTTTTATCTCCGATTTTTCCTCATCAAAAATAATTGCTACCGTTTTTGTTGCTCCTCCGTCTACGGACAATAGCATAATTTCTGTATTCTATAGAAAATATTAAAGATGTCGAGGTTGAATCCTATTTTTGACTAAATTCATCTAACGACCTTACTAAGATGCGTGGGCTTATCAGGGCTTAACCCGAGTGAAACTGTTTTGAAATTGGCCAACAACTGAATTGGGATAACATAGAGAATAGGAGCAAAAATCTCAATTTTGATATCCGGAACTCTGATTGTGGAGGTATCATCTGTTCCAATAGTTATAATATTATCGGTAAATTCCTTAAGTTTCGCAAATATTCTGTTCAATTCTGATACCTCATTACCTTTGAGGATAATAACGGTGTCACCTTCCTTCAGAATTTGTATTGGACCGTGGAAATATTCCCCCATGGGGTATGCTTCTGTTATTAAATTTGCTGTTTCCTCAAATTTAAGCGACCCCTCCATTGCCTCAGCATGTAAGTATCCATTTCCAAGAAAGATTAGTCTTCCTGAAAGTTTATCAGTGATTTCTGAGATTTTTGCATAATCTTTAATTATGTCCGTTGTGAATGCAGAAAGTTCCATACATCTCTGGATAGAATAATTTAGAGATTCAGGATTTTTTATAGCTTCTAGAAGGAGGTATATAGCTGTAAGTTGTGCAATATGACTTTTGGTTGCAGCTAGTGATCTCTCTTCGCCTGCTTCTGTGATAATCTTCATAAGTGATTCAACCGCAAGTCTGCT
This genomic interval carries:
- a CDS encoding SIS domain-containing protein; translated protein: MNAEKLQKYISTVMFSEICEEPAAIKNTVNSIIDNVPLAAETIRKSNLIYIIGSGTSYHAGIVFQIGLLKLNIPAVAVRAPEFRHFIPQEGENITAILISQSGESKDIIDSLNLCKKKHYNTICITNNGHSRLAVESLMKIITEAGEERSLAATKSHIAQLTAIYLLLEAIKNPESLNYSIQRCMELSAFTTDIIKDYAKISEITDKLSGRLIFLGNGYLHAEAMEGSLKFEETANLITEAYPMGEYFHGPIQILKEGDTVIILKGNEVSELNRIFAKLKEFTDNIITIGTDDTSTIRVPDIKIEIFAPILYVIPIQLLANFKTVSLGLSPDKPTHLSKVVR